The Pirellulales bacterium genome window below encodes:
- a CDS encoding EutN/CcmL family microcompartment protein, with translation RPDGDPQLAVDNLGAGIGDRVIITSDGAGTRALLNSDTTPVRWSVIGIPDEKATG, from the coding sequence GCGGCCCGACGGCGATCCGCAATTGGCGGTCGACAACCTCGGCGCCGGCATCGGCGACCGCGTGATCATCACGAGCGACGGCGCGGGCACCCGCGCCTTGCTCAACAGCGACACCACCCCGGTGCGCTGGAGCGTCATTGGAATACCCGATGAAAAGGCTACAGGCTGA